In Solanum lycopersicum chromosome 5, SLM_r2.1, the following are encoded in one genomic region:
- the LOC101247324 gene encoding uncharacterized protein: MNSASISSIEFRTFSNLPSRRTAYLTHRRVAETLHQSASSLPERVGSSSSKAGRKSFIRYTVSASYGDKESGSVNSNEFTSPAKALRKLLESPGVHQGPACFDALSAKLVERAGFDFCFTTGFGISAARLGLPDAGLISYGEMVAQGLEITQAVSIPVIGDGDNGYGNAMNVKRTVKGYIRAGFGGIILEDQVSPKACGHTRGRKVVSREEAIMRIKAAVDARKESGSDIVIVARTDARQAVSFEEAIWRARALADAGADVLFIDALASKEEMKAFCDVYPLVPKLANMLEGGGKTPIFTPIELEELGYKLVAYPLSLIGVSIGAMQDALSAIKGGRIPSPGSMPSFEELKEILGFNTYYEEEKRYATTSSQLPSRKGDFSSNSNEYGVQPGIQADRVQRTQIPENPVEVLIPEVYDRFSGEGKKGNFSMAWSRKLRVKITGKDGFEKLDIRIPAGFLEGITNIVPALVGVNIKSLLDEATLEEGGKQLLDFQDTMGDRIQVILE; encoded by the exons ATGAATTCCGCATCAATTTCCAGCATAGAGTTCAGAACTTTCTCGAATCTTCCGTCACGCCGAACTGCATACTTAACTCACCGGCGCGTAGCCGAGACGCTCCATCAAAGTGCTTCTTCATTGCCGGAAAGAGTAGGTAGCAGCAGTAGCAAAGCTGGAAGGAAATCATTTATTCGCTACACTGTCTCTGCTAGCTATGGTGATAAGGAATCGGGTTCAGTTAACTCTAATGAGTTTACTTCTCCAGCGAAGGCACTCCGGAAACTATTAGAATCGCCGGGAGTTCATCAAGGACCAGCTTGTTTCGATGCTCTCAGTGCTAAGCTTGTTGAACGAGCTGGGTTCGATTTCTGCTTTACAACTG GTTTTGGAATATCTGCTGCACGGTTAGGACTGCCAGATGCAGGACTAATTTCTTACGGAGAGATGGTGGCTCAAGGTCTAGAGATCACACAAGCAGTGTCCATACCAGTAATTGGGGATGGAGATAATGGATATGGCAACGCCATGAATGTCAAGAGAACTGTGAAAGGATATATTAGAGCAGGTTTCGGGGGAATAATCCTTGAAGATCAG GTTTCTCCCAAAGCATGTGGTCACACACGTGGCAGGAAAGTTGTTTCTCGGGAGGAAGCAATCATGAGAATAAAAGCGGCTGTTGATGCTCGAAAAGAAAGTGGATCTGACATCGTGATTGTGGCACGTACTGATGCACGTCAAGCAGTCTCCTTTGAAGAAGCCATTTGGCGGGCACGTGCTCTTGCTGATGCTGGAGCTGATGTTCTGTTCATAGATGCTCTTGCTTCCAAAGAAGAGATGAAAGCTTTCTGTGATGTCTATCCACTGGTTCCGAAGCTT GCAAATATGCTTGAAGGTGGTGGTAAAACACCAATATTCACTCCAATTGAACTTGAGGAACTTGGATACAAACTGGTGGCATATCCACTTTCCTTGATTGGGGTATCAATCGGTGCAATGCAG GATGCATTGTCTGCCATTAAAGGAGGTCGGATACCATCGCCGGGTAGCATGCCTTCATTTGAAGAGCTAAAAGAGATCCTAGGTTTCAATACCTACTATGAAGAAGAGAAGCGTTATGCAACAACAAGCAGTCAACTTCCTTCTCGTAAAG GTGATTTCTCATCAAACAGCAATGAGTATGGTGTTCAACCCGGCATCCAAGCTGATAGAGTGCAGAGGACTCAAATACCCGAGAATCCTGTTGAGGTATTGATACCTGAGGTGTATGACAGATTTTCTGGTGAGGGTAAGAAAGGAAATTTCTCAATGGCCTGGTCTCGGAAATTGAGAGTCAAGATTACTGGAAAAGATGGATTTGAAAAACTAGATATCAGAATTCCT GCTGGATTTTTGGAAGGAATCACAAACATAGTTCCAG CTTTGGTAGGTGTAAACATCAAGTCTCTGTTGGATGAGGCAACTTTAGAAGAGGGTGGGAAACAATTGTTGGATTTTCAGGATACAATGGGTGACAGGATACAAGTTATTTTGGAGTAA